The window AGCACGGTGGCCACCACGACCGAGCTCTGCGCCAGATCGGACGGGCGGCCGTGGGTGCCCGGCACCACCGCCGCCGCCACGTGCACGCACGGGCTGCCGCAGACCTCGACGAGGCGGCGCAGCGAGACCCCCGAGACGACGACGTCGGTGATGGTCGGCACGGTCCACTCGGGCCACCGGCCGATCGCGAACGGGTCGGGGATGCTGAGGCGGAGCGTGGGGAGGATCGACGTGAGGGTCATGTGACAGGTCTACGCCGGGCGGATGAGCGTGCCGGCGCTCCTCACGCGATCCTGACGCCGCGCCCGCCGATCCTCACGCGCCGCTCACACGACGGCGCCCCGGCGGTGGGATGCGGTTGGATGGGGCCATGTCGACGACGATGCCAGCCCTGACCGATCTCGAGTGGAGCCGCGGGCCCGGGGAGGCGGCCGTCGACGGCGGCACCCTCACCCTGACCGCCGCGGCCGGCACCGACTGGACCAACGACGCCGGCGGAGCCGAGCCCCAGCACCGCGCCACGAGCCTCGGCTTCGTGCCCGAGGGCGACTTCCGGCTCTCGGCCCGGGTGCGCGTCGAGGGCGAGCGCACCACCTTCGACGCCGGCGTGCTCGCCGTCTGGATCGACGAGGCGCACTGGGCCAAGATCTGCTTCGAGTGGTCGCCGCAGGGCACCGCGATGGTGGTCAGCGTCGTGACGAACGACTTCTCCGACGACGTGAACTCGACCGACGTCGACGGCGACTCCGTGTTCCTCCGGGTGTCACGGGTGGGGCCGGCGTGGGCGTTCCACTCCTCGTCCGACGGGGCCGAGTGGCGTTTCGTGCGCGTGTTCCGGCTGGCGGGCGAGGGGCCGGTGCACGTCGGCTTCCTGGCCCAGGCGCCGATGGGCGAGAGCTGCACGGCGGTGTTCGACGAGATCGCGTTCGTGCCCGAGACGCTCGACGAGCTGCGCGACGGGTCGTAGCGGCCACGACCCCCGCCGTTCATCCGCTGTTCGCCGACGCCCGCTACGGTGCCGACGTGACGCTGTTCAACGGCTGGGCCGTTCCCGCCGACCTCGACGACCTGCTCAAGCACTCGGTGCTCGACGACGATGACGACGACCCGGTGCTCCTCGGCACCGACGGCGCCCCCGTCGACACCTGGCGCGAGGGCTACCCCTACGACGAGCGCCTCGACCGCGCCGACTACGAGGCGGGCAAGCGCCTGCTGCAGATCGAGCTGCTGAAGCTGCAGAACTGGATCAAGCTGCACGGCCGCCGCCTCGTGATCGTGTTCGAGGGCCGCGACGCCGCCGGCAAGGGCGGCACGATCAAGCGCTTCACCGAGCACCTGAACCCGCGCGGCGCCCGGGTCGTGGCGCTCGAGAAGCCGACGGAGCGGGAGTCGTCGCAGTGGTACTTCCAGCGTTACGTGCAGCACCTGCCGGCCGCCGGCGAGATGGTGCTGTTCGACCGCTCCTGGTACAACCGGGCGGGCGTCGAGCGCGTGATGGGCTTCTGCACCGACGAGCAGTACGACGAGTTCATGCGCCAGGCCCCGCTGTTCGAGAGCATGCTCACGGGCGACGGCATCGATCTCGTGAAGCTCTGGTTCTCGGTCTCGGCCGACGAGCAGCGCACCCGCTTCGCCATCCGCATGGTCGACCCGGTGCGGCAGTGGAAGCTCTCGCCGATGGACCTCGAGTCGCTCGACAAGTGGCAGCGCTACACCGCCGCGAAGGAGGCCATGTTCGCCGCCACCGACACCGCCGACGCGCCCTGGACGGTGGTCAAGAGCAACGACAAGAAGCGCGCCAGGCTCGAGGCGATGCGGCACGTGCTGAGCCTCTACGACTACGACGGCAAGGACGAGTCGATCGTGGGGCGGCCCGATCCGCTGATCGTGGGGTCGGCCGCCGACGTCTACGAACGCGGCGAGAACGAGGCGGCGACGCCGGCACCGGGCGACGGCGCGGATGCGACGCCGGGCGGGCCGTCGTGGTGACCCCGCAGGTGCACGTGCGCTGGGTGCCGCTGCCGGCATCCGATGCCGAGGTTCCCGACGTGGCCGCCCTGCTGCCCCTGCTCAGCGACGAAGAGCGGATGCGCGCCGCCAGCACCCCCGACCCCGACGTCGCGGCGCGATTCGTGCTCGGGCGCGTCGCCGTGCGGCACCTCGCGGCCGAGCTCGCGCGCCCCGCCCCGGGTGCCGTGGCGCCGACGCCGGACGAGGTCACCGTCTGGGCGCTCTGCCCCGACTGCGGCGGACCGCACGGCCGCCCCCACGTCGACGTGCGGAAGCCCAAGGGCCGCCCCCTCAGCATCAGCATCGCGCACTGCGCGGCCGGTGTCGCGGTCGCGGCGAGCTGGTCGGGCGCTGTCGGCATCGACGTCGAGCTCGCCGACTCCCCGGTCGAGGCCATGGCCGCGATCGCCGCGCTGGTGCCGCCGGCCGCCCGTCCCTCGGGCCGCTCCTGGGACCCGGTGCAGCACTGGACGCGCATCGAGGCCGTGCTGAAGGCCGACGGACGCGCCCTCCGCGTCGACCCCTCGGCCGTGCTGCTCCGCCGAGACGCGGGCGCCCTCACGGCCACCGTCGCCGGAGACCCGCCGCGCCCCGACGGCGAGGCCGCGCCGGTCTACGCCGTGGCCGACCTGCGCCTGGACGACGCGGTACGGGCATCCGTGGCCATCCTCCCCCGCAAGCCCTCGGCCAAGCCCACGGTGCCCGTGGTCACCTGGCGCCCGCTGCTGCTCGCGGCCCCCCTCCCCGCCTGACCGGCCTCACCCGCCTCCCCCGTCGGGTGAGTCGCGGCGAAGTGCGACCTTTTGCCGCGACTCGCGCCGATTCGCGACACTCTGCCGCGACTCAGCGGCCCTCGCCTGGCGTCAGGGCAGGGGCGGGAGGGGCGTGGCGTGCAGCCACGCCGCGAACAGGGGCGCCAGGGGGCGGCCCGCGACCGCGGCCGCGTGCGCCGTGAAGGCCGCGGTGTCGGCGCTGCCGTGGCGGTGGGCCGCCGTCCATGTGCGCAGCACCTCGAAGAACGCCGCGTCGCCGATCGTCAGGCGCAGGGCGTGCAGCGTCAGCGCCCCGCGCTTGTAGACGCGGTCGTCGAACATCGCGACCGGTCCGGGGTCGGCGACCACGAGGTCCTGCGGGGCGGCCGCGAGCATCCGGTGGTGCTCGCGGGCCAGCGCATCCGCCGAGGGGCCGCCCCGCTCCTCCGACCACAGCCACTCGGCGTAGCAGGCGAAGCCCTCGTTCAGCCAGATGTCGCGCCAGGCCTTCACACCCACGCTGTTGCCGAACCACTGGTGCGCGAGCTCGTGCGCGATCAGCCGGTCGCTGCCGTGCCGACCGTCGACGTGGTTCGCCCCGAAGATCGCCATCGCCTGCGCCTCGAGCGGGATCTCGAGCTCGTCCTCGGTCACGACCACGGCGTAGCGGGAGAACGGGTACGGCCCGAACACCCGCGCGAAGAAGCCGATCATGTCGGGCAGCCGGGCGAAGTCCTCGTCGACCCGCGCCCTGAGCTCGGCCGGGTGG of the Herbiconiux flava genome contains:
- a CDS encoding DUF1349 domain-containing protein, with the protein product MSTTMPALTDLEWSRGPGEAAVDGGTLTLTAAAGTDWTNDAGGAEPQHRATSLGFVPEGDFRLSARVRVEGERTTFDAGVLAVWIDEAHWAKICFEWSPQGTAMVVSVVTNDFSDDVNSTDVDGDSVFLRVSRVGPAWAFHSSSDGAEWRFVRVFRLAGEGPVHVGFLAQAPMGESCTAVFDEIAFVPETLDELRDGS
- a CDS encoding M1 family metallopeptidase; this translates as MTGRGVAFSGDPYTPGVGTWSYRVELYDLDLDYRVETNRLDGVAVITAVAVVDLDRIDLGLSKLKASKVKVDGARPARVSQSSHVLSVRPPSPIPAGQRFTVRVEYGGRPGPRRSTWGPLGWEELADGVLTASQPIGSSTWFPCNDRPEDKAAYRIRVAVEEGYTVAASGRLIERTSRSGRSSWLYEQDAPTSAYLATVQIGHYTVRSSRGPVPVDRYHPAELRARVDEDFARLPDMIGFFARVFGPYPFSRYAVVVTEDELEIPLEAQAMAIFGANHVDGRHGSDRLIAHELAHQWFGNSVGVKAWRDIWLNEGFACYAEWLWSEERGGPSADALAREHHRMLAAAPQDLVVADPGPVAMFDDRVYKRGALTLHALRLTIGDAAFFEVLRTWTAAHRHGSADTAAFTAHAAAVAGRPLAPLFAAWLHATPLPPLP
- the ppk2 gene encoding polyphosphate kinase 2, whose translation is MLDDDDDDPVLLGTDGAPVDTWREGYPYDERLDRADYEAGKRLLQIELLKLQNWIKLHGRRLVIVFEGRDAAGKGGTIKRFTEHLNPRGARVVALEKPTERESSQWYFQRYVQHLPAAGEMVLFDRSWYNRAGVERVMGFCTDEQYDEFMRQAPLFESMLTGDGIDLVKLWFSVSADEQRTRFAIRMVDPVRQWKLSPMDLESLDKWQRYTAAKEAMFAATDTADAPWTVVKSNDKKRARLEAMRHVLSLYDYDGKDESIVGRPDPLIVGSAADVYERGENEAATPAPGDGADATPGGPSW
- a CDS encoding 4'-phosphopantetheinyl transferase family protein produces the protein MVTPQVHVRWVPLPASDAEVPDVAALLPLLSDEERMRAASTPDPDVAARFVLGRVAVRHLAAELARPAPGAVAPTPDEVTVWALCPDCGGPHGRPHVDVRKPKGRPLSISIAHCAAGVAVAASWSGAVGIDVELADSPVEAMAAIAALVPPAARPSGRSWDPVQHWTRIEAVLKADGRALRVDPSAVLLRRDAGALTATVAGDPPRPDGEAAPVYAVADLRLDDAVRASVAILPRKPSAKPTVPVVTWRPLLLAAPLPA